A window of Suncus etruscus isolate mSunEtr1 chromosome 4, mSunEtr1.pri.cur, whole genome shotgun sequence contains these coding sequences:
- the LOC126007207 gene encoding caspase-3-like: MENSEISVDAKSIKNSEIKIIHGSKSVDSGISLDIRYKMDYPEMGVCLVINNENFTYNGLSTRNGTEVDEASLQETFTNLKYDVRIKRDLTCDEIKKCLLSASQEDHSKRSSFICVLLSHGEEGELIFGTDGPIDLKLLTGFFRGDCCRSLAGKPKIFIIQACRGTTLDSGIQADSGSEEDMVCQKIPVEADFLYAYSTPPGYLSWRNDMDGTWFIQSLCSMLKLYADKLEFMHILIRVNQKVAKEYESFSTDVAFHKKKQIPSIVSMLRKELYFTPKEKN; the protein is encoded by the exons atgGAAAACTCTGAAATCTCAGTGGATGCCAAGTCCATAAAAAATTCAGAAAT AAAGATCATACATGGCAGCAAATCAGTGGACTCTGGAATATCCTTGGACATTCGTTACAAAATGGATTATCCTGAAATGGGCGTGTGTTTAGtaattaataatgaaaattttacGTATAATG GATTGTCAACTCGAAATGGTACAGAAGTAGATGAAGCGAGCCTTCAGGAAACGTTTACAAATTTGAAATATGATGTCAGGATCAAAAGAGACCTTACCTGTGATGAAATTAAGAAATGTCTGCTCAGcg CTTCTCAAGAAGATCATAGCAAAAGGAGCAGTTTTATCTGTGTGCTGCTAAGCCATGGTGAGGAAGGAGAGTTGATCTTTGGTACAGATGGACCTATTGACCTGAAGTTACTGACAGGTTTCTTCAGAGGGGATTGTTGTAGAAGTCTGGCTGGGAAACCCAAAATTTTCATTATTCAG GCCTGCAGGGGCACAACACTAGACTCTGGCATACAGGCTGACAGTGGTTCAGAGGAGGACATGGTCTGTCAGAAGATACCGGTGGAAGCTGACTTCTTGTATGCATATTCTACACCTCCTG gttACTTATCCTGGCGTAATGACATGGATGGAACATGGTTCATTCAGTCACTTTGTTCTATGTTGAAGCTCTATGCTGATAAACTTGAGTTTATGCATATACTTATCCGGGTTAATCAAAAGGTAGCAAAAGAATATGAGTCCTTTTCCACGGATGTAGCTTTCCACAAAAAGAAACAGATTCCAAGTATtgtgtctatgctcagaaaagaACTATATTTTACCCCTAAGGAAAAGAATTAA